In the Cellvibrio sp. KY-GH-1 genome, TGACAATTGCGTCGCAACAGCTGCTCACAATACGCAGGAAAGAATTGTCGCAATATTCTAATTGCCAAAGGCACCAACAAGCGACTTAAAGGGGTTTTCCAGATTAAATACGTTTTGGAAATATTGCTGACTTTAATCATCGCGTTCACCTAAATGACGTCGGCAAAGCCGGGGCGAACCTTGCGGAAAAACCAATATCCACACGCAGCCACACTCACAGCAATTACACAATAGATTCCTAAACCAGTAAGGCTCGGAATTTTTCCGTAAATCACCAGCTGCCTCGCAGACTCAACAATATAGGAAAGCGGGTTGAGTAAAATTAATTGTTGCAGGCTTTCCGACAAGCTCGATGCTGAATAAAAAACCGGGCTTAGAAATAACATCAAGGTGGCAAGGGTTCCGGTAATTTGCTGTATATCACGCAGGTAAACACCCAGGCCCGCCAACAACCAACCGAACCCCAGTAGCAACAGCAAATATGGCAACAAAAAAATTGGCAGCAACAGGGCTGTGAGGGGAATTCGTTGCAATTCAACCAGCATGAATATCAACAACAGCCCGAAGCTAATACAAAAGGTGAAGAGTGCTCCGAGCAAATTTATGTAGGGCAATATCTCCAATGGAAACACAATTTTTTTTACAAAATTGGGATTCGCCGTGATGAGTTGCGGTGATTTGGTCAGGGTTTCCATTAGCAGCCCGTGCAAACTCAACCCCAGAAACAACACAATTGCGAAACTCAATGTGGTTTCACCCGAGGTATCATTCCAGCGCGCTTTAAATACGAACTGAAATACAAAGGTGTAAATTCCCAACATGATTAGTGGCGTCACCAGCGACCAGAGCAGTCCCAGTGCCGAACCGCGATAACGCGAGTGAATGTCGCGGCGCAATAGTTGCCAGATAAGCGTGCGCTGTTTCCAAGCGAGCGAAAACATTTATTGGTTCACCGTCTCGCGCTGGTTGTGCAACAACCAGTGAATGGTTTTTACAATGCCACTCTCAAAACTTTCTACCGGATGATAGCCTAATTCCGCGTGGCATTTACCTGGGTCAATTGCATAGCGACGGTCATGACCGGGACGATCTTTAACGTAGGTGATCAACGATTTGGCATCGCCACTCGTTGCACAAGGCGTATGCGGATAGCGCACCAACAACTCCGGACTAGCAACAACTGCTGCGTCAACTTTTGCGCAAATTAAATTAACTATATCAATATTGCGCCATTCGTTTTCGCCACCGACATTATAAACCTCGCCAATCTTTCCTTTATGCAAAATCAAGTCAATCGCGCGGCAGTGGTCCTCCACATAGAGCCAATCGCGAATATTTTTTCCGTCGCCATAAATAGGCAGCGCTTTGCCTTGTAAAATATTCTGAATGATCAGTGGAATTAATTTTTCACTGTCCTGATAAGGGCCGTAATTATTCGAACAATTACTGGTAGTCACGTTCAAACCATAGGTGTGGTGATACGCGCGCACCAGGTGATCAGACGCTGCCTTGGACGCCGAGTAAGGTGAGTTGGGCGCAAAAGGGGTTGACTCGGTAAACGCCGGCGCATCTTCAGTGAGTGAACCATAGACTTCGTCGGTTGAGACATGATGGAAGTGATGATTTGCAACACCCGCATCCAGCCAGAATTTTTTTGCCACTTTTAGAAGCGTATGAGTGCCCATAATATTGGTTTGCAAGAATGCATCCGGCCCGAGAATGGATCTATCCACATGCGACTCGGCAGCAAAATGAATTACGCAATTGATCTGATGCTCAGTAAATAGCTTTTCCACCAGCGCCTGGTCGCCAATATCACCTTGTATAAAAGCAAAACTGGTGGAATTTTCCAACGACTGAATATTTTCACGGTGACCTGCATAGGTAAGTAAATCCAACACGACCACTTTGTCTTGCGGATATTTTTCGGCCCAGTAGTGACAAAAATTGCTACCAATAAAACCGGCGCCGCCAGTGATTAACATATTTCTCATGAAACGCTTACTCAATGATGTTACCTGTATTCAGCGCGGTTCGTGGGAACCTTCGCTGTCTTGCGTGTTGCGCGCGCTATTGCACTAATTTATCCAGCATCTGCCCGAGAGCCTGCTGCCAATGTATCGGGCTAATGGATAACGTTTCCCAGGTTTGAAATTTATCCAATACTGAAAACCCGGGGCGCTGCGCCGGTGTGGGATAGTCGCGCGTGCGAATCGGCTTAAGCTGTGGTTGACGCACCAAGAGTTTTTTCTGCTCGGCCAAATTGAAAATAGCGCAGGCAAAGTCGTACCAGCTGGCGGTCCCCGCATCGGAAAAATGAAATACTTTTTGTTCTGGCTGGACAGCGACCAAGGCCCACAGCATCTTCGCTAAATTAATCGCGTAGGTCGGTGTACCAAGTTGATCACTGACGACATTCAATGATTCCCGCTCAGCGCCCAGACGCAACATGGTTTTTACAAAATTGGCGCCATGCTCGCAATAAACCCAACCGGTGCGCACAATATACGTGCGAGGATTTAGCCTCAGCGCCGCAATTTCTCCAGCGCGTTTGCTTTTGCCATATACACCGAGCGGATTGCATTCATCGGTTGGCAGGTAGGCGCTGGATTTTTTGCCATCAAATACAAAGTCGGTAGATACTTGCAGCAGCATTTTTTGTTGCTGCGCACACCAACTGGCAAGTTCGGCAACAGCGCTGTGATTAATTGTCTCCGCCAGGTCTGCATCGCTTTCCGCTTTGTCAACGGCAGTGTACGCAGCAGCATTGATGATAATGTCCGGCTGATACTGTTCCAACACAGTGGCAATTGTATCAGGGGCAGATAAATCCAATTGCGCACGCGTCACCGCGACCACGTCCAGCGCAACACCATTGATCTTTGACGGGCGGGTTTGCTGCAGGGCATAACCCAATTGACCACTAGCGCCAGTAATTAGCACTTTTATCGGCAACGCACTTTTTTCCTCTTCGTTCATTCGAAGATCTCCGCCTGTGTCAGTGGCAATGCATTTTGGTCTTTTGCGGACAAGGTGGGCTGATTGATATCACCCATCGGCCATTCAATCTTTAACGCCGGATCATTCCACAAAAGTGAACGCTCGTGTTCAGGCGCGTAATACTCAGTACATTTGTAATTAAATTC is a window encoding:
- a CDS encoding ABC transporter permease, producing the protein MFSLAWKQRTLIWQLLRRDIHSRYRGSALGLLWSLVTPLIMLGIYTFVFQFVFKARWNDTSGETTLSFAIVLFLGLSLHGLLMETLTKSPQLITANPNFVKKIVFPLEILPYINLLGALFTFCISFGLLLIFMLVELQRIPLTALLLPIFLLPYLLLLLGFGWLLAGLGVYLRDIQQITGTLATLMLFLSPVFYSASSLSESLQQLILLNPLSYIVESARQLVIYGKIPSLTGLGIYCVIAVSVAACGYWFFRKVRPGFADVI
- the rfbB gene encoding dTDP-glucose 4,6-dehydratase; translated protein: MRNMLITGGAGFIGSNFCHYWAEKYPQDKVVVLDLLTYAGHRENIQSLENSTSFAFIQGDIGDQALVEKLFTEHQINCVIHFAAESHVDRSILGPDAFLQTNIMGTHTLLKVAKKFWLDAGVANHHFHHVSTDEVYGSLTEDAPAFTESTPFAPNSPYSASKAASDHLVRAYHHTYGLNVTTSNCSNNYGPYQDSEKLIPLIIQNILQGKALPIYGDGKNIRDWLYVEDHCRAIDLILHKGKIGEVYNVGGENEWRNIDIVNLICAKVDAAVVASPELLVRYPHTPCATSGDAKSLITYVKDRPGHDRRYAIDPGKCHAELGYHPVESFESGIVKTIHWLLHNQRETVNQ
- the rfbD gene encoding dTDP-4-dehydrorhamnose reductase; amino-acid sequence: MNEEEKSALPIKVLITGASGQLGYALQQTRPSKINGVALDVVAVTRAQLDLSAPDTIATVLEQYQPDIIINAAAYTAVDKAESDADLAETINHSAVAELASWCAQQQKMLLQVSTDFVFDGKKSSAYLPTDECNPLGVYGKSKRAGEIAALRLNPRTYIVRTGWVYCEHGANFVKTMLRLGAERESLNVVSDQLGTPTYAINLAKMLWALVAVQPEQKVFHFSDAGTASWYDFACAIFNLAEQKKLLVRQPQLKPIRTRDYPTPAQRPGFSVLDKFQTWETLSISPIHWQQALGQMLDKLVQ